In Burkholderia sp. WP9, a genomic segment contains:
- a CDS encoding LysR family transcriptional regulator: protein MEALNLVESFLLSAEHGSFSAAARRLGLTPAAVSKNVARLEATLGLRLFQRSTRSLTLTAAGEQFLSDVTQPFTALQDAFANVVTQDGKPAGTLKVSLGLAFGREYLVPLLGEFLDLYPAIVPDWHFDNRPVDLIAGGFDVAIGGGIELTPGIVARELARTHVIVAASPAYMSSRTMPKHPSELSQFDGIVRRSAETGRLRVWTLKNQVGEQCQAECRTRIILDDPEAIAHAAILGYGVAFLPMPHAFRWLSSGALVRLLPAWYAEQGPISLYYPNKKLLPAKTRVFIEFVVAAFKRQKYASKFDAR from the coding sequence ATGGAAGCGCTCAACCTGGTCGAATCGTTTCTTCTCAGCGCAGAGCACGGAAGTTTCTCCGCGGCGGCTCGTCGACTGGGTCTGACGCCGGCCGCGGTCAGCAAAAACGTGGCGAGACTGGAGGCGACGCTTGGACTGCGGCTGTTCCAGCGCAGCACACGCAGTCTCACGCTGACCGCAGCCGGCGAGCAGTTTCTGAGTGACGTCACCCAGCCTTTTACGGCCTTGCAGGATGCGTTCGCCAATGTCGTCACGCAAGACGGAAAACCGGCCGGGACGCTCAAGGTTAGCCTGGGACTCGCATTCGGCCGTGAGTATCTGGTGCCGCTGCTCGGCGAATTCCTCGATTTATATCCAGCGATCGTACCGGACTGGCATTTTGACAACCGGCCTGTCGATCTGATTGCCGGTGGCTTCGACGTGGCTATCGGCGGCGGAATAGAACTGACACCGGGGATCGTAGCGCGTGAACTTGCGCGCACGCATGTGATCGTCGCCGCGTCTCCTGCGTACATGTCGAGCCGCACGATGCCGAAACACCCGTCGGAACTCAGCCAATTCGATGGGATCGTGCGTCGCTCGGCCGAGACCGGACGCCTCAGGGTGTGGACGCTCAAGAACCAGGTTGGCGAACAATGCCAGGCGGAGTGTCGAACGCGCATCATCCTGGATGACCCTGAGGCGATCGCGCACGCGGCAATTCTCGGCTACGGCGTCGCATTCCTGCCGATGCCCCACGCGTTCCGCTGGCTATCGAGCGGCGCGCTGGTGCGTTTGCTGCCGGCCTGGTACGCCGAGCAGGGTCCGATTTCGCTCTATTACCCGAACAAGAAACTGCTTCCGGCAAAGACGCGGGTGTTCATTGAGTTCGTGGTGGCCGCGTTTAAAAGGCAGAAGTACGCGTCGAAGTTCGACGCGCGTTAA
- a CDS encoding DUF3562 domain-containing protein: MADLNFDDVVKAIASDTNTPTETVSRMYAETWAQYSDGARVLDYLTVLVAKRVRENLRGISQDRH, from the coding sequence ATGGCCGACCTCAACTTTGACGACGTCGTCAAGGCAATTGCATCTGACACCAACACCCCGACCGAGACCGTATCGAGGATGTACGCTGAGACGTGGGCCCAATACAGTGACGGGGCGCGCGTGCTGGATTATCTGACGGTTCTCGTCGCTAAACGCGTCCGCGAAAATCTGCGCGGAATCTCGCAAGACAGGCACTAG